The segment GGAAGAGCCTTCCTTTGGAATGGAAATATGACAATGGTGTTTCCATATgcggaataatattttaagaatgaaTGTTctaatcattgaaaaatagtcaattgGCAATTGATCTtctatacaaattaatttccagtaGATTTgctccttttcaattttcccaaaattgtcagcagtaaaaaaataaaatttgtgcaaaggcttagttgaaattgaaagttaCTATAGATGTATTTTTAGTCCAACGCTAATAAGTAGTAtactttgataaatttcctCTCGAATTTCGCAGTATATTGCTTTTGAACTTAATTTAGGTGATCTATTCATgacggttttaattatattttgtatacAATTTTGTACTTTTCTAAAGTATGCTTGAGTGCCCCATAGTggcttctaaaaatttcatccttgGTTATGTTGTCGataataaatgttaaattatgtcatacattgtttttttattttttagcttttaacACCCACAATCAATTACCAACCTACACCAAATcccattttcatttcaaatttggcTGTTAATGAGGAATTTCTCTATAATCCTTGTCATCCCAGTCTTCTTCCGAAAATAAACTGTCCAGATCAGCCCGACCGAGATTTAAAGTTTTCAGCTTTGATTTGTTGTCTTTTCCAAGAGTGAAAAAATCCTTTATCGTTTCTGGCCAAGATTTTGTTGGCTTTGGTCCTGCATTTTGTGGCAAAAGCACCTCATTTTCCTTCATGACTCTTGAGCCTGACTCTTCGAAATTGAAatcctacaaatttttaacatttagtatgCTCAGGAGCTTTAACTATGATAACACGAGTTACCTCAGGAAGGCAGTGATGCTGCAAGCagaatgattttttgtctCCTTCTGAATTGCATAATGTTCCGTCTGGGAAGTAAGGGTCAACTCCCAAATCGTTAAGTTCCAAGCGCGGTGTGTAGAAAGCACCTGTGTCCTTCCTCTTACAGAAGATCGAACATGACATCCACAGTCGtcctgatttaaatttgccgttttatttatatttgtaaaaagtgCAATTGGAACAAACCAGTCTCGTGAGGCGCTTGCAGACCTGTGCTGGGATCGAGTTCAGGAAGCAATTTGCTGAATTCTTTGCACTTTTTTGCAGCATACTCTTCAACTGTTATTCTTTTGCGACACatctaaaaaatgtgtttaaaataatttctattaaaatttaaacatcttCAACTGACCTTATTATCATCACAAAGGCCTACGCTAAAACTAGAGCCATCGCAGCCTTCGTCTGTGTTTACAGGTTTCGGATTATCACATGCGCGTCTCTTATTTTGTGAGCCTAATAGGTAGATCAAtaaaagcaggaaatttaaattacaaactaACTCACCCCTTGAATCCTTAATACAACCAGAACTGCACTTTCCATCCTCTTTCCAGGCACTCCAACCGCCAGGAAACTCCGTAAGTGGCTTTTGAGCGCCTACTCGCTTTACTGGAACGCAATCTCCACCTTGACACCACTGCGAAAAATTACTGATATGAAAATCcagatatataatataaaatatgaacAGTACCAAGTCCCTTCCACAAGAAGTTCCTTCCAGAGCTGGGCCAGCGAAATAGTACCCTGATCTGTGTGGCGTGGAACATTTCAGATTCTGGCAAATCTCCGCTAAAGAGCCGCTCTGTACCTCAATCACAGAGTCCTTGTCGCGCAAGAGAAACTCGCACTGCCGTTTCGCCGTCCAAAATTGTCcgggaatatttttaaaacgtgtgTGGTCGTTGgtttgagaaattttactTGGGTTGTCATTCAAACATTTGGCCCatctgcaattaaattatagttCAACGACCAGCGGAGTGTGCGCGCGCGCCTGCTTAAATGAGAAGTATGCAGCACGCTTTGCTTAGAAGCCGAAACATTTGcctcttttacaaaatatatttttaattatttttaccccATGTCTCTTAGCACTGAGGCACTGCACGAGGACCAATGAGTTTCGCCTTGGGTGCCTCTAGAAGGTGACATAACGTATCCTTCCTTTGCACAGGGATTTCCAGAGCTGTCGTGGTGCATTCCAAGGCTGAGAATATGCCaaattagattatttaaatttcagctgaGTTTTGTTTTACTTGTGTCCAATTTCGTGAGCTAAAACATAGACAGACGTAAATCCAGCCGAAGGGTATGGCTTGCCAAAGGTGTTCACAGTTCCTAATTCAGCGATTACGCAGTTATATTGCGTCGTGCAGACACCGGCAACCGTTGCAAGacctttttaattcattaagaTTTACAACATTTCCTAATGAATGCAACATTTTACCCATTGTAACTCCGCTCTTTTGTCCTCCTTCATACGCAAAAAAGTCCAAGCTGcggagataaattaatttacaccaCAATGCCAGAGCTTAACGAAcaaaccaccaccaccgccgccaaATACGCGTTTTCATCCccaatattatttgctgtaTCATAAGCCAGACATTCATCATTTCGGCTTAATTCTTTCTACAGCGGAGTAAACAGTTAAATTACCCAGATACGTAGAGACCCATATCCCAGTGACCGGGGTCGGAGTCGCCTTTGGGATTGTGTTTCTCGTTCCACAGGCAGAACGAGTCGAGCAACTGCCCCCTCTCGCCGCCGTAGTGCGGCAAGTCCGAGGGTTGCGACACGAACAGATCCAATCGCACAATTGATAGCTGCACTGTGCGCCCCAGGCTAGGGTGCAAATAAAGCGCTTGGATCTGCAACGAGAGAGAAGAAGAATGGGATCATGAATATGGAAACAAAGCAGCGGGCGCATTGGCCGCCAGCTATTTGTGCAGCAAATCGGCGAGCTGGCATTTAAATTCATACTCGAGTTGGCAAGTGAGGGCAGCCGCGTGTAAAAGCTAATTATTTGCGCACTCACCGCGTTCATGTAAGCGAGCAGCATGTCCCGAATTTGTTTGTCGTCGTAATTGAAGAACGGGGAGAACAACCGGTATCCAGCTGCGTCGAAGAAGACGCCCAGTTCTAGAATGAAGTCGCTCGAGGCGCGAGGAGATCTTTTCCGCACAGGCTCCTTCTCGTAATCAACGTCAATGTTGCTCTCCTGCTCGTCGTCATTCTcgtccaaaaattcaaagtttttctGCTCCTTACCCACAAGTTCTTCAGCCTTTTCGGCAAAAACTGCAGACTGCCGGTCGTAAATAAGTGGaactgcaataaatttccaggGTTTTTGTTGTAGTTGATCGTGatgcttttgatttattaatacCGGCATCGCCAAGCAAGCTATCGCTGGGCATCAGCGGCGCACGACGCACCAGGTGAGGCACAGACTCAGGTCCTTGCCCTTCAGCAATCACGGCCGCCTCTCGCTCCATGATAATTGTTCGCAGGCGGTGGCTCAGCGGGCTGATTTGCAACGTGTCATTTGGCAGTAAAACGACTCCTCTCTTGACAAAACACATTTTagcaattaattacattttgacCAAGTGTCCTACAAAAAGATTTATTGCacacgaaattaaaatgaaattagaatGAATcacatcgattttttttatttaatagattgaaaaattattttgtgaattgtctgcttattaaaaaatcctttttaattttttttaattaacttacaACTTCTCTCGGCTCACACATGCTAATGGCTGCAACAGTCCCATCACTCTGGTGTAAATAGTGGCACCTCGGTGGAGTCCTGCTCAATATTCTTTGTGCGTTCCCATTatgtttaaatgttttgaaagaCGGCGCAATTAAATAAGGATTTCGCCGGAGTTTCAGTGACACTGGCCTTGAATCACATTGTTAGGTTTAGTTAATAAAgctgtaaaaatcatttacatATCGAATGCGTGGAATTCGTATCGCAGCTCTTCAGTGCCCATGCCTCCTTCACTGTCAGCACCTTCTACTGCTAAAGGCGGTGTCATGAACACAACCTGGTATTCAGGAGCAGCAGAAGAAGCAGACACGACACCAAGGTAAAACGCCAGCTCATCTTCAGTCATCGATTCATGTAGATTctgtgtttaaaataaaaaagacacaTGATTTAACTGTACAATTGGAGGATGAAAATTAGTGAGAGAATAAATGGGCATTAAATCCCGTGATGCGGTTTCGATGCCAATTTAAAAGGGTTTAATTATGTTTctattttccccttttttaacctctgctcagaaCATTCCgcgggctatgagctcacccgGCCCCAATAGCACCGGAAGTAAGGAGCTTGGGCCGATTGTAGCTATATCTTTCCGCCTCCCCCACCGAgctcttttattgaaacgtttGAAGTTTGTCCGTACCACTGGAAAAGTGCGAAAACCAGTAAGCGGCGACGGCGAGTCAGCACCGGTTCGACTCCCAGcctgttgagctatttgaacatttcgagtctaaaaattatccaTCTTTTCCTATGTCTGGCATTTGGCTGCCAGTTTTAAATCcccaaaataatcaataaactCCCATTGCCTTGACATtaacactcctgagaatgcattaaaaatgcgagccaacggtaTGGTTCAACATCAACAAAGATACAATGTCAtatacatttaattattaatgtttttaagattataatatattaattaggCACCTATATGGTGCacagtaaatatatattagattattaatctaaaatttctaCGAAAAGTAAAcgcataaaaatgcaaaattacctCAGTGAATGCATGCTGAGCAGCGAGGAGCAGAACCAATGCAAAGGTGTGCAGACCCATATCGATTGGAAGGTACTGCGTCCGCATGGGTGGTACGTCAGGAATAATCATATTTATACCGCCCCTTCCTCCGCTCCTGCGATATCTGCGCCAAAGGATGCTGGTACTGCAAAGGTCAGGGTCGGCCTCAGGACGTTTACCCGCCACCTGAATCGGTTTAACAAGCCGCGTGTACGGAATGCGTACTAAAGTTCAATTTGCACGTGGTGCTtaaacaaacataattatCAGTCCCAGTTGCTGtcttaatttcaacaatttgcaccACGAAAGTAAATGATTTTAACAAGTACACGTTAGAATTAGCATTTCGTTTTTTGACAAATGGATGTGTTTTTTACTAACAAGCTCAACTAGTTTTCAAGCTCGtgttttcaattgtttaaattttataagctACAAGAAAAGTATGAACGatatagatttttatattgaaaaattcgttTAATATCACAAGTAAACATCAACCCATGACACTCTCAAATacatgaaacatttttttacttttttactcCCGGGTGCAACGGAAACGTGCATACTTTGAGCAATATATGAGGATAATATAAATCAACGTTAGTACAAAAAAGGTGCGTATTACACGTGCATTACTCGCATTACGCGCAGATGCACTCGCGCTGCAGCTTTGTGTACACAAAAAGGGAACCCCCAAAAGCAAAATGTGTTCATTCACACTCGAATGATTTGCATTATGCTGCTTAACATAGGAGACTCCACCGGGCGACACATCACcgagtgtttattttattgtagtTTTATCGACTCGCGTCTCCCCTATGCATTCAACTCGTACCGGCGTGCGATTTGTTTATAAACGCACATACACATCGATTGTTGTCTTTAATACACACAAACGTTTGAGCTTATCTTGTGCCACCGAGCAGCATTTTAGCAAATTGATGTGTCGTTTTCTTTGCTGCGACCGCGCTTATCTCGTTCTCGTCAAAGCCAATTCATCAATCAAGGCACGCGCTGTCAGTCAGGTGATACACCACGGAACGGAATTATTCGGCTTTCCGACCCGCTTCGAGTGTGCACCAAAGGAAGCAGACGCACTCAAATTTTGAGCCCTCATCATGATGCTGACGCTCTTATTAATTGAAAGTCACTTTAACACTCCGGCTATAAAAGTTTTGGCACGAAATGCGATATTAGCAACGTGTTCAGTGGATGGCAGCTGCCTTTTAGATTTGCGTGGTATAATCAGTACGTTTAACGTGTTCTTATTTATGACTGTTTAGCTTGGCAACATGATGGAACACGAAGGAATATTCCTCTATATAAATTccatatttcatttaaaatgtaaaattaaaaaaatctgacttGATGGCATAATACAAATTATGCTTATTCAGAGAgcataaaaagcaataaaatctaTTGCATGAAAtacattcaaaaaaattacgaaGCGCGAAAAATCAATTACCTAACACAAACAGTCCAATTTCAAGCTCAATCTTGCCACAAAACGAGAAATCGTCACACCGAATCAAGTTTTTCACCCTTTCCTCCCTTGCCATAATGCAATTGTGCACCCTTTCtgcaccaaaaaatatttatgaccTGCATCACATTTCGGGACTGATTAACATAAGAACAGAGCTTGCAGTTCTTCCCCAAAAAGTAAATCGGTGCACATTTGACACATCGTTTAcgatttatcaaaaattggcTCGATTCAGCTGAAACGGCacagatttattatttccattgtGCGTGTCGACGTGATCGCCGCGTGGAGTGGCCACCTGCCACCCCGAGCGGCTCTCCGTGCCTCCCCCTGGACAGCAGCCagagtcgcgcgcgcgagggGTGGCAGCATCCCTCTGTGTGTGTTAACAAGCACCTGCCAAGCGGCTCTTTCGTTTTGCAGCAGCGAAGCACTGACTGACGGCCCCTCCCCTAGACGGGGGTGGTTCTGGCACaggcagaaaaatatataaatgctCGGCGCACCACGATTTCCATAATCAGTACAATCGGGCCGCTGCGCAGGAAACAACCCTTGCTAAGAGAGGCGAGAGAGCGGAAGATTGGATTCGAGCTCGTTGCTAATGGCGATTTGGTCCAAGTCTGACAGTAAGTAaagtatatataattttataaattatattcgcCGTATTTTgttgcttcaattttctttatttatttttttgtggaaattatattatttcgatgaaatattgtaaattgaatttcactgATATTGGCTGGTCATTACCGAAAATACTGGCCAGCTATATGTTTCGATTTATTAgtttaaactttgaaattatCCAGTATATATGTCTACTTATTTTTACATGCCAAGGCTAAGGTTACCCAAATTTAACGCTATTTGTACACTCCATAATCTAATTAGAGTAATTTGTGCTGCTtctttatcattatttttttttaatttgaaactgcCAAAAAATAGAAtctatgttttaaatttttaaatactgcacgtaaaaagaaaagaaatgaacactttcaaaaattttataaacaattttgatttatataaaatattaaaatagatgTGACATGTGATTtatgtcaaaaatttaaataaatccaaattttgaaatacccATTAAAAACGGGTTAATATaactgcaacaataaattgttttacagaataatttcaaaaaatgaaaagatggGAGAACCATTCCTCTTTTATGCACTCTAATGATCTCCAAAAATTATACTTTCTTCGAAAATAGCTTGatacattttgtttattccaaaatattaatgcaaaaaaggaaaataataaatttattaatttctttagtTTCAGAGATCATGTCCAGCAGCATGGACAGCCCGCTGAGCGCGTCGTACAGCAGTCCGGACCGCTCGATGGCGTCGTTCAACGCGGACGACAGCATCGACTCGGAGAACGACTTTGATTTGAGCATGTGTCCGCAGTCGAcgccgcggcggccgcggccccgCAGCAAGGGGCCTCGCAGCAGGGCCCAAACGCGCAGCCCGACGCAGGTGGTGCGGCTGAAGCGCGTGCGGCGCGTCAAGGCCAACGACCGCGAACGCAACCGCATGCACCACCTTAACCACGCGCTGGACAAGTTGCGCTGCGTGCTGCCCACCGTACCCGAGGACACGAAGCTGACCAAAATCGAGACGCTGCGTTTCGCACACAACTACATCTGGGCTCTGTCGCAGACGCTGGGCATTACGGACGTCGGCGCGCCGCCGCCCGGCACCGACTTCGAGTACAACAACAACGGTGGCGTCACCATGAACATGGGCACCGTCACCGTGTCCATCGGGCCGAACGGCACCAACGCCATCACGTCGACGGCCGGCAGTCTGGCCCAAGTGCGACGCACGCAGATGGACACTCTGCTGGACAGCTGGGAGCGCGACTCGACCCTCAGCAGCAACTCGAGCTACCACGAAGGGCCGCGCTACCAGATGGCCTCGcccgagcagcagcaaccgCACCAGCACGTGCACTACCCTGAGCCCAGCCCCTACCAGCACTGCATGATGCAGTACAACagtaacaacaacaacagctaCTGCAGCAGCGGCTATGCTAGTTACTCGTGATAATCCTGATTATGTACAGCAGATATAAGTGCAATTAAATGTATGCCCGTGTTTGAATGTAAATAAGAATACTTGAAACAAAATCTGACCAGAAAACTATCACTTGGTTGGTCAAGGcgtgaaaaatatgtatatttatacCGTATAAGCTATATCACAATCGTGTCTTAAAATTCGAGTGTGTTTCACTTGTATCAGAGAGCCGATATTGTACAAAACGAATGCATCTGTACAAACGtccaaaagcaaataaaaattatttaaacaatataaatCGCAtcctttgatattttattgctcattttcaCTCCACCCACCAAATTTACAATAGTGGcatcaggaaaataaaattctcaagGGGAATCTCTTCCTATACATCTTTTCACTTTCTGCAAAACGATTATTATCTATTTCATTGCGCGATTCTCTGCGGAGTAACTAACAATTAACCGCACCAAGCGAAATGGGAGAGAAGCCGGCAGCatcctctttctctcgctgGCGATGAGAGCACTCGAGAGTATCTCTCCGCTCAACGAGTGGCCCATCGTCAGCATCAAAACCTGCCGCGCTGCGTTACCATTATTCGCTAATTTGGCGTTCGCCGTGCGTACAGTACACGCTGatagaaaatacatattcgAGTGCCTCTTCAGAGACTTGCGTTTCCATCGGGGCACTTAGAGcatttgttgtaaaaattacataGAGAGCACCCACAGCGAGACTGCTATCTTTGATTGTCACAGGAGAATAGAATATTGTGCGGTCGGCGGAGAAAGAGATCTGAACTGTTGCAAAAGTGGCAGTGCGCTCTCAAACACTTCCTCTGCTGATTTCTTATTGTTATCTACCATTCTTTTGGAGTTTTCCGGCCTTTACAGAGGAAAAGTGAAAACTGTAAGGTGCACTATGGCAATTACTCTTTATTCACTGATCGGGAGCTGCCTGCATGGCTGCCATAAACGGGAAACTGTATCATAGTATTCAATATTGATCTTCATAGCATAGAGAGACAAATGGGAAAATCCAGTTCCCTCCTTTAAAACTTATTTGCCATCGATTGAGTGGATTGGGCAGGTACATAGATTCCTATGAGGTAGCCGAATAActcatttgtttaaaaaaaattatatgccATTTTTTGCCTCCGTAAATGGACAAATTGCCAATTATGTCGAAAACTAAAGACAATATAATGCCATCGCAGGGCTTCATTTTGTGTatgtaaatgaaaaacaatggGTTGCTCCTTGGAGTAATTAATGTTCACTAAAAACTTATTacaattaagtttattttacaacGGAAAGATTAATTAACTTgccaaattttagaaataatcgAATCATTATCATTTAGCTGAATCTGCATCTCTCGATTTTTAGGCGTTAATTTTCATAACTTAATATCTCGGCCAAAATCGGAAATGATTTTGGTCGGAATTCTGTTTCATTGACACCTCATACCACCCTTAATAACCTATAATGATAGTTTAGAAATTGCTAAGGTCAATTTACaccaaaaaagaataaaacttacgacgcaaaatattttttcgtgtgttttttattcaattttgtaaCCATCCAAAAGCTGGTGGgataaatgtatttattatttataatttttccaacctAATATTCAATCAATAATGGTTTGCGTgcttttaacataaaatagtTCACTCCTACACCCTGGTGAGTATAAATAGACTAGCGTGACAAATCCCAAACTAATTGGCCTTGCAGACGGCGCACACTTGAACTCACGCCGCAGTTGGATTGCGAGACCACTAATTTGCGTTATAACTGCGGCATGTACCGCCCAAAAGGTCACCGTCGGCATGCATTACAACTGATTATCCACGGCACGTGGCCGGGTGTGCGCCGGCAATAATTGAGCGTGCCGTCTAGACCACCATGCCCATTTCCTGTTAATTCGCTGTGTCAACATAACGGAGGCATGAAATTTGTGTCCCGATTCGCGGCGCGCGGCACCCGACTCGGGGCGGGCGGACTAGCAAACCACCCTCTCCGATTGCGCATGCAGGCAGCaagcctaaaaataaaatgcaatttgattACTGATGCCGGGTGAATGAAGCACAAAGAGATTTAAAAGTCTCTGGGGTGGCAGCTGCACCCCGCGTAGCCCTCGGCCGCGCAAGTGAACTGGTCCTTTTGTCCCGGCGACACCCCTTCGAGCTATAAAAACTAACAGGGTATGAATACGATGGCGCGGCCCCCGTCCCCCCCCCCCGGCCTGCTTTCGCCCGCTGCGCTCAGTGCATGCAGGGCCCGTCCTGCCGCGGGGAGAGAAAGCATCGCAAGCTGCAGGCTTTTAAAGGATTAGTCCGGCTCCCGGCGTCTATTACTTAAGATTACGCCGTCATAATACGCTCATAAAATTCGATTAATCAGCTTATCGTGtggttttgcattttatgaaCACGCCGGATTAGAACCTGTTCGCGATCGCTTGATTTCTGCGGAAACAATCAAATTGATTGTCATCGCGCCGAGAGCAGCGTGTTGCGTATACATATATACGCGCTTTGATGTGCCCCACTTTCGAACACCtgccccgcgcgcgcgtcggGGGTAAGAGTGGGTGCAACAACCAGCACGCACGTTGTGTCTATGCATGATTCATTGATTGCACACACACTCGAATAATGGAAATAATGACGGCGTCCAGTCAAGCGAGCCAAGTCACAAAATGCGATTCGAGCGCAGTGTATAAACGATTGCTTTTGATGGCTCTCGGAGCTCAAATCACTCAAAATCGTGATTGATGAGAGAGCGTTCATGCAAATTTGCAGTCAGCATTAATTAAGCATCAATATATTTAGGAGAATTGGAGCATACTACAAAAACTCGAACAATTCTTGTTGCTATTGCAGGACCAATCTTCAATGATCGAATTTTTGCCAGAATCTATATATTATGCatgcagtaaatttttatttacagaaaaGTAGGTGCAAAAACTGATGGCAATCACTACCTCCCTtcaaaaaatctcattttatttcaaagcggAGAGTTTCCTGGCATGAAtcattgtattttttgttcagaaGATGAATCAGCTCTGCCATAAAAGCATATGGTCAAGCACTGTTAAtattcgaaaatattttttgccaaaatctGAGTTTTGATGATGACTAAGACAGTCCTCTGTTTATAATGTGCTTTATTGTTCAAGCCATCAACTCATACGACTGCACAACAATATAAATTAGGCAAATCATTTGTAATTGATACCCAGTATCAATAGTATGTACTTTAAAGTAAAGGTTTAGAGACAAAGAGTGAAATATCATGTTAACCTTTATCTGATAtattctctgaaaattgggaaatagttcaaattttcttaggttgccgtttaaatttttgagaaaatcggctccaaagtttgcatacTAATCATGCGGCGAGCACTGTCTTcttactgtaaaaatttatttcgccagaagggaaattcaCCTCATAATTCGCTCACCATTGGATACACAGCGAGaaggatcgaaatcaagtgaaatattattgacaatacgtttattttttttaaaaaatttggtaaaatctgAAGTTTAACTTTTCTCCCgagtaattatttcattaattcacattgttaaaataaatatatgctaaatttcccaaaCAATAAACGCaatagtcaacaatgcaaaacgttcttaattgttggcctgtaaagctctactttaaaaGCAGccgctgaataatttttaaataatttcaacttttaatgtttcaaaaaacaATACAAATTCAAACAATATCGTGAGTATCAGGCGCGCAGGCTAAGTCTGACCACCTAATTCAAAACCAAATACACCGAATTTTCTCATGCAATATGACCAAGCGAGAAGTCAGTCAAAATCCCACTAAAATTAGAGGTAAGAACTaccttaaatataaaaaacaaattttcaattttccaaaccaTTTGcggcaaaaaaatctttctgcTTTCTGCTCTCTTcgaatgtttatttatttttttttgccacgTCCTCAATTAAGCCTCTCGAGGGAAGATACTGTCGGCTCTTCATATTAATGCACCTCTCAAGAGTGTCTATTTCAAATAGAGGACTTGAGCGTGGCGGCTAATTGATCTAAATGGAGTGTCGCGCGCGTCCTGTCTGTCCGGCACCCGCCCGCTGCAtgcacattattatttttcacccCCGAACGCACACGTGTGTCAGtggcttttaaaaacaaacgttTATCTTATGATAAATTGCATCGAGTGGGATATGCCACATTAAAAAAGGGGTGGCTCATTGTGCATGCCGTGCGCGACGCGCGCGATTTATTATCGTGTGTCGGTCGGCGATTTTTGAAATCTGGTGCCATTAAAAAACCTGATGCACGTGGTGGG is part of the Cloeon dipterum chromosome 1, ieCloDipt1.1, whole genome shotgun sequence genome and harbors:
- the tap gene encoding neurogenin-2, with product MAIWSKSDISEIMSSSMDSPLSASYSSPDRSMASFNADDSIDSENDFDLSMCPQSTPRRPRPRSKGPRSRAQTRSPTQVVRLKRVRRVKANDRERNRMHHLNHALDKLRCVLPTVPEDTKLTKIETLRFAHNYIWALSQTLGITDVGAPPPGTDFEYNNNGGVTMNMGTVTVSIGPNGTNAITSTAGSLAQVRRTQMDTLLDSWERDSTLSSNSSYHEGPRYQMASPEQQQPHQHVHYPEPSPYQHCMMQYNSNNNNSYCSSGYASYS
- the LOC135947684 gene encoding A disintegrin and metalloproteinase with thrombospondin motifs adt-1-like; translation: MIIPDVPPMRTQYLPIDMGLHTFALVLLLAAQHAFTENLHESMTEDELAFYLGVVSASSAAPEYQVVFMTPPLAVEGADSEGGMGTEELRYEFHAFDMPVSLKLRRNPYLIAPSFKTFKHNGNAQRILSRTPPRCHYLHQSDGTVAAISMCEPREVRGVVLLPNDTLQISPLSHRLRTIIMEREAAVIAEGQGPESVPHLVRRAPLMPSDSLLGDAVPLIYDRQSAVFAEKAEELVGKEQKNFEFLDENDDEQESNIDVDYEKEPVRKRSPRASSDFILELGVFFDAAGYRLFSPFFNYDDKQIRDMLLAYMNAIQALYLHPSLGRTVQLSIVRLDLFVSQPSDLPHYGGERGQLLDSFCLWNEKHNPKGDSDPGHWDMGLYVSGLDFFAYEGGQKSGVTMGLATVAGVCTTQYNCVIAELGTVNTFGKPYPSAGFTSVYVLAHEIGHNLGMHHDSSGNPCAKEGYVMSPSRGTQGETHWSSCSASVLRDMGWAKCLNDNPSKISQTNDHTRFKNIPGQFWTAKRQCEFLLRDKDSVIEVQSGSLAEICQNLKCSTPHRSGYYFAGPALEGTSCGRDLWCQGGDCVPVKRVGAQKPLTEFPGGWSAWKEDGKCSSGCIKDSRGSQNKRRACDNPKPVNTDEGCDGSSFSVGLCDDNKMCRKRITVEEYAAKKCKEFSKLLPELDPSTGLQAPHETGRLWMSCSIFCKRKDTGAFYTPRLELNDLGVDPYFPDGTLCNSEGDKKSFCLQHHCLPEDFNFEESGSRVMKENEVLLPQNAGPKPTKSWPETIKDFFTLGKDNKSKLKTLNLGRADLDSLFSEEDWDDKDYREIPH